In the Streptomyces sp. f51 genome, one interval contains:
- a CDS encoding oxidoreductase produces the protein MATHRPVALVTGASSGIGNTTASAFVAAGFEVIGTGRNTSGLTPPAGVTFLDLDVTSDESVTAAVQEVIERFGRIDVLVNNAGLGSAGAAEENSVVQAQSLFNLNFFGLVRMSKAVLPHMRAQGRGRIVNLSSVLGVIPQPYMALYVAAKHAVEGYSESLDHEVREHGVRVLLVEPGYTRTAFDANAAQPDTPLPLYAERRRVFDEVVAAAMKAGDDPAVVAKKIVMAATAPKPKLRYTAGPLASRITTARRLLPAGIFDKQIRRFNRMPG, from the coding sequence ATGGCGACACATCGGCCGGTAGCACTCGTGACGGGGGCGTCATCGGGGATCGGTAACACAACCGCTAGCGCCTTTGTCGCAGCCGGGTTCGAGGTGATCGGAACCGGGCGAAACACCTCGGGCCTCACTCCGCCCGCCGGTGTGACCTTCCTCGATCTCGACGTGACCAGTGACGAATCCGTCACGGCTGCCGTCCAGGAAGTGATCGAACGGTTCGGACGGATCGACGTCCTCGTCAACAATGCCGGTCTGGGCTCGGCCGGCGCCGCCGAGGAGAACTCCGTTGTCCAGGCCCAGAGCCTGTTCAACCTCAACTTCTTCGGTCTCGTCCGCATGTCGAAGGCCGTCCTGCCGCACATGCGCGCCCAGGGTCGGGGACGCATCGTCAACCTCTCGTCCGTCCTCGGCGTCATCCCGCAGCCCTACATGGCCCTCTACGTCGCCGCGAAGCACGCAGTCGAGGGCTACTCAGAGTCCCTGGACCACGAAGTCCGCGAGCACGGCGTCCGCGTCCTGCTCGTCGAGCCCGGCTACACCCGCACCGCCTTCGATGCCAATGCCGCGCAGCCCGACACCCCGCTGCCGCTGTATGCGGAGCGGCGGCGTGTCTTCGACGAAGTGGTCGCTGCGGCGATGAAGGCCGGCGACGACCCCGCCGTCGTCGCCAAGAAGATCGTCATGGCGGCCACCGCCCCGAAGCCGAAGCTGCGCTACACCGCCGGACCGCTCGCCTCACGCATCACCACCGCGCGACGCCTTCTCCCCGCCGGGATCTTCGACAAGCAGATCCGCAGGTTCAACCGGATGCCCGGCTGA